A single genomic interval of uncultured Desulfobulbus sp. harbors:
- a CDS encoding NlpC/P60 family N-terminal domain-containing protein — MSRVQRNALFAILLAAITAVNLSQCLERNRNPATNADQNAGYQGGTEVPLLEDLRTIPQDLTALANAFTATLDSKQEAQLRRQFQDQYFSPWTEATPRFSAELIEERYRQFAAGTWYGENRQRVEPERLRRLVALTDWAHFPSIHRPGVVVKPSLLRILPSIRPLYESPDDFPFDHLQFAEIKPQEPARILHTSLDGAWIYLETSTVSGWVKPDAVGFVGNDAQQRLRHIAPLVIVRDFATVRTEGGKVLAQAKIGTLYPLVAEEADHWLVEAATADADQQAIFTRARIAKEDARPHPLHFTPANLALIGNELLKTPYGWGEVFRDRDCSASMRDFFLSFGLWLPRNSHQQINSGPFLPLAGLSASDKERTIREQGIPFRTLLYLTGHIMLYVGPAEGKTLVLHTIWGQRYTNSDGANKKLIIGRTVVSSLELGKELPLTKGTLLERLEGMLVLPTAPELAGKQQPADAEETTEEPR, encoded by the coding sequence ATGAGCCGAGTGCAACGCAACGCCCTGTTTGCCATCCTCCTGGCGGCGATCACTGCCGTAAATCTGTCCCAGTGTTTGGAACGGAATCGGAACCCCGCAACCAATGCTGATCAGAACGCAGGTTACCAAGGAGGTACAGAGGTGCCTCTCCTCGAGGACCTGCGCACCATCCCCCAAGACCTTACTGCCCTGGCCAACGCCTTTACCGCAACGCTCGACAGCAAGCAGGAGGCGCAGCTCCGCCGCCAGTTCCAGGATCAGTATTTTTCCCCATGGACCGAGGCCACCCCCCGATTTTCCGCGGAATTGATCGAGGAACGCTACCGACAATTCGCCGCCGGAACCTGGTACGGAGAGAACCGGCAACGGGTCGAGCCGGAACGGTTGCGCCGTCTGGTGGCCTTGACCGATTGGGCCCACTTTCCCTCGATACACCGGCCGGGGGTAGTGGTCAAGCCATCCCTGCTCCGCATCCTGCCCTCCATACGGCCGTTGTACGAGAGCCCGGATGATTTTCCCTTTGACCACCTCCAGTTTGCGGAGATCAAGCCCCAGGAACCGGCGCGCATCCTCCACACAAGCCTGGATGGCGCCTGGATCTACCTGGAAACATCCACCGTCAGCGGCTGGGTGAAGCCGGACGCGGTGGGCTTTGTCGGCAACGATGCGCAGCAGCGGTTGCGCCACATCGCCCCCCTGGTGATTGTCCGCGATTTTGCCACGGTGCGCACCGAAGGGGGCAAAGTGCTCGCCCAGGCGAAGATCGGCACCCTGTACCCGCTGGTCGCGGAGGAGGCCGATCATTGGCTGGTGGAGGCAGCGACGGCCGATGCCGATCAACAGGCAATCTTCACCAGGGCGCGCATTGCCAAGGAAGATGCCCGCCCCCATCCCCTCCACTTCACCCCCGCAAATCTTGCCCTGATAGGCAATGAGTTGCTCAAGACCCCGTACGGCTGGGGCGAAGTGTTCCGCGACCGCGACTGCTCCGCCTCCATGCGCGATTTTTTCCTCAGCTTCGGCTTGTGGCTGCCACGAAACTCCCACCAGCAGATTAACAGCGGTCCCTTCCTGCCCCTGGCCGGACTCTCCGCCAGCGACAAGGAACGCACCATCCGCGAGCAGGGGATCCCTTTCCGCACCCTGCTCTATTTAACCGGCCACATCATGCTCTACGTCGGCCCCGCCGAGGGCAAAACACTCGTCCTCCATACCATCTGGGGCCAGCGCTATACCAATAGCGATGGAGCGAACAAGAAACTCATCATCGGCAGGACAGTTGTCAGCAGCCTTGAATTGGGCAAGGAATTGCCCTTGACCAAGGGCACCCTGCTCGAGCGGCTGGAAGGAATGCTCGTTCTGCCGACAGCACCAGAGCTGGCCGGGAAGCAACAGCCCGCAGATGCGGAAGAGACAACCGAGGAGCCGCGGTGA
- a CDS encoding tetratricopeptide repeat protein has protein sequence MLNLGMLSLNGTGVTPDYARARELFTTGWRLGNMKAPRYLGIMQEEGIGGTVDYEAAFHYYQEAAQAGDITAKARIGWLYERGLGVEQSYTNALHWYLQAAPSVEEAAKNVHPRVLALVRLGSLYEKGLGVPRDTNQAIAWYRVAAKDNNAEAREALQRLSSQAGK, from the coding sequence ATGCTCAATCTCGGCATGCTCTCCCTCAACGGTACAGGGGTTACGCCCGATTACGCCAGGGCGCGCGAACTCTTCACTACGGGCTGGCGGCTGGGCAACATGAAGGCCCCCCGCTACCTGGGCATCATGCAGGAGGAGGGAATAGGGGGGACAGTTGATTATGAGGCAGCATTCCACTACTACCAGGAAGCCGCTCAGGCAGGCGACATCACGGCCAAGGCACGGATTGGTTGGCTCTATGAGCGGGGCCTGGGCGTAGAACAAAGTTACACCAATGCCCTGCACTGGTATCTGCAGGCCGCCCCCTCCGTGGAGGAGGCGGCGAAAAATGTGCATCCCCGGGTTCTGGCGCTGGTTCGCCTGGGATCTTTGTATGAGAAAGGCCTGGGTGTACCACGTGATACCAACCAAGCCATTGCCTGGTACCGGGTTGCGGCCAAGGACAATAATGCGGAGGCCAGGGAGGCCCTGCAACGTCTATCGTCGCAGGCAGGCAAATGA
- a CDS encoding alpha/beta hydrolase-fold protein: protein MRQKVTSLMFIAALGMTGILPGALNAAFPKTPLQEAPVAPGPQQSTWDRTYGGADKSYDSELLRLREAIAPRFQTLQFADKVTGKTMVYNLYVPKNYDAKATYPLILFMADGSTTGKGAQAQLKQGYGGIIWATEESQAQRPCFVLVPAYQGPENTVNDQWQVSDEVDLTLRLLESVVARYNIDRNRLYTTGQSMGGMMSFYFNATHPDLFAASIFVGSQWDIKVLAPLAEKKFFYIVSAGDPKASKGMEELGAMLKAKGVGYGATEFSAKLTLAQQNSMIQHLLREVHPINFVQFTQGTVLPAGLHDRGGEHLYSFDYAYKLDAVRNWLFQQSKDSKAQQLFQQGRSSQNEQQAFSSFLQSAELGYGPAQDQVGEAYEKGRGVAKDIHSAISWYSKAAA from the coding sequence ATGAGACAGAAAGTTACATCTCTTATGTTTATTGCCGCTCTGGGGATGACCGGTATCCTGCCCGGAGCGCTCAACGCGGCATTCCCCAAGACACCTCTCCAAGAGGCTCCTGTCGCACCCGGCCCGCAGCAAAGCACCTGGGACAGGACCTACGGCGGCGCGGACAAAAGCTATGACAGCGAGCTGCTGCGGCTGCGGGAGGCGATTGCGCCCCGGTTTCAAACCCTGCAATTTGCCGACAAGGTGACCGGCAAGACCATGGTCTACAATCTCTATGTACCGAAAAATTACGATGCGAAAGCCACCTATCCCCTGATCCTGTTCATGGCTGATGGCAGCACCACCGGCAAGGGCGCGCAGGCACAGCTGAAACAGGGCTACGGCGGTATCATCTGGGCCACGGAGGAGAGTCAGGCGCAGCGTCCCTGTTTCGTCCTCGTTCCCGCCTACCAGGGGCCTGAAAACACGGTCAACGATCAATGGCAGGTCTCGGACGAGGTGGACCTGACCCTGCGGCTGCTGGAATCGGTGGTGGCCCGTTACAACATCGACCGAAACCGGCTCTACACCACCGGTCAGTCAATGGGCGGGATGATGTCGTTTTACTTCAACGCCACCCATCCTGACCTGTTTGCCGCCTCCATCTTTGTCGGCAGTCAGTGGGATATCAAGGTCCTCGCCCCGCTGGCCGAGAAAAAATTCTTCTATATTGTCTCCGCCGGCGATCCCAAGGCCTCGAAGGGGATGGAGGAACTGGGCGCAATGCTTAAGGCCAAGGGGGTTGGTTACGGAGCAACCGAGTTTTCCGCCAAACTGACCCTTGCCCAGCAGAACAGCATGATCCAACATCTTCTTAGAGAGGTCCATCCGATCAATTTTGTCCAGTTCACCCAAGGAACCGTTCTGCCGGCGGGTCTCCATGATCGCGGCGGGGAGCATCTCTATTCCTTTGATTATGCCTACAAACTGGATGCAGTGCGCAACTGGCTCTTCCAGCAGAGCAAGGACAGCAAGGCCCAGCAGTTGTTTCAACAAGGTAGGAGTAGCCAAAATGAGCAGCAGGCCTTCAGCTCTTTTCTCCAGTCCGCCGAACTTGGTTATGGACCGGCGCAAGATCAGGTAGGCGAGGCCTATGAAAAGGGCCGGGGAGTTGCCAAGGACATTCATTCAGCCATCAGCTGGTATAGCAAGGCAGCCGCCTAG
- a CDS encoding lectin-like protein: MKKLIVFLACFFLTGILSNANAVSYFYNGSEYQVTSSSKNWAGAESEAESWGGYLVTINDASEQNWLTTTFGLRTYYWIGYTDQDEEGTWEWISGSTATYTYWNSGEPNQAGNEDYAVLNWDQSTGEWNDWSGANCILGIMERSANNAVPEPTTMLLFGTGIAGLAAFGRRKTD, translated from the coding sequence ATGAAAAAATTAATCGTATTTTTAGCATGCTTTTTTTTGACGGGAATTTTGAGCAACGCGAATGCAGTTTCTTATTTTTATAACGGTTCTGAATATCAAGTAACATCTAGCTCCAAGAATTGGGCAGGTGCTGAAAGTGAAGCTGAATCCTGGGGCGGATATTTAGTCACGATAAATGATGCCTCAGAGCAAAATTGGCTGACCACAACATTTGGTTTAAGGACCTATTATTGGATTGGATATACCGATCAAGATGAAGAAGGTACCTGGGAATGGATTTCAGGTTCAACCGCAACCTATACTTACTGGAATAGCGGTGAGCCCAATCAAGCCGGCAATGAGGATTATGCTGTTCTGAACTGGGACCAAAGCACGGGGGAATGGAATGATTGGTCTGGTGCAAACTGTATACTCGGCATCATGGAACGCTCTGCTAACAATGCCGTGCCAGAACCCACCACTATGCTTCTTTTCGGGACTGGTATCGCCGGATTGGCTGCATTCGGCAGAAGAAAAACAGATTAA
- a CDS encoding polysulfide reductase yields MFTFSNNKQEIPIASHLRPDGSQWTIKEKLWLGLSREEYKAQMFRNPVNWVLFIIFAVGVPLLLQRYLFGLDTVTHASDDYPWGLFLGFGLFGMVPLSASGFLLGTTVEIFGRKDFVPIERLALLNGLLGYFFAVVYLEVDLGMPWRLYYPMFVSLGPAAVLFLVAWHVATYLSVQIAEVSSAYFEWVGYLKGKRFIKSIAIGLTVSGIILSTLHQGALGALFTYAPSKVHPLWLSTNFQWIHFFSSAIFAGLSMVIVSSTLCKSFMAWRCDNRFLDNVDRCTIGLGKGCAYALITYLVIKLVGVAHDNEWAYLLTGWGQYFLLEMGIAVVLPMCLFAYGVKHHLVGMIRFAALISVLGVVWNRLNTAIICFNWKLYQEIPHWKEVWITVMIFALYFITYRFILYRLPILYEWKGEK; encoded by the coding sequence ATGTTCACTTTCAGCAACAACAAGCAGGAAATTCCCATTGCCTCCCATCTCCGACCCGATGGGAGCCAGTGGACCATCAAGGAAAAACTCTGGCTCGGCTTAAGCCGCGAAGAATACAAGGCGCAGATGTTCAGAAACCCGGTCAACTGGGTCCTGTTCATCATCTTTGCCGTCGGCGTCCCGCTGCTGCTCCAGCGTTATTTGTTCGGTCTGGACACGGTGACCCATGCCTCCGACGATTACCCCTGGGGCCTGTTCCTGGGTTTCGGCCTTTTTGGCATGGTTCCCCTTTCAGCCTCCGGCTTTCTTCTCGGGACCACGGTTGAGATCTTCGGCCGCAAGGATTTCGTGCCCATTGAACGCCTCGCCCTGCTCAACGGCCTGCTCGGCTACTTCTTTGCAGTGGTTTATCTCGAGGTCGACCTGGGGATGCCCTGGAGGCTTTACTATCCGATGTTCGTCTCCCTGGGGCCAGCTGCGGTCCTCTTCCTCGTTGCCTGGCACGTCGCCACCTATCTTTCGGTGCAGATTGCCGAGGTCAGCTCCGCCTATTTTGAGTGGGTCGGTTATCTCAAGGGGAAACGGTTCATCAAGTCGATTGCCATCGGCCTGACCGTTTCCGGTATCATCCTCTCGACCCTGCACCAGGGAGCTCTGGGTGCGCTCTTTACCTACGCGCCGTCAAAGGTGCACCCCCTCTGGCTCTCCACCAACTTTCAATGGATTCACTTTTTCAGCTCGGCCATCTTTGCCGGCCTGTCCATGGTGATTGTCTCCTCCACCCTGTGTAAAAGCTTCATGGCCTGGCGCTGCGACAACCGTTTTCTGGATAACGTCGACCGTTGCACCATCGGCCTGGGCAAGGGCTGCGCCTATGCCCTGATCACTTACCTGGTGATCAAACTGGTTGGTGTTGCCCATGACAACGAGTGGGCCTACCTGCTCACCGGCTGGGGTCAGTATTTTCTCCTTGAGATGGGCATCGCGGTTGTCCTGCCGATGTGCCTCTTTGCCTACGGTGTTAAGCATCACTTGGTGGGCATGATACGCTTTGCCGCCCTGATCAGTGTGCTGGGCGTGGTCTGGAACCGACTCAACACCGCCATCATCTGCTTCAACTGGAAGTTGTATCAGGAGATTCCCCACTGGAAGGAGGTCTGGATCACGGTTATGATCTTTGCCCTCTATTTTATTACCTATCGATTCATCCTCTACCGTCTGCCCATTCTCTATGAATGGAAGGGCGAGAAGTAA
- a CDS encoding 4Fe-4S dicluster domain-containing protein: protein MKTLINRRKFLQGSIAASAAATVSLAQKSQAATFEGYPNSMGVLVDLSRCVGCRSCEAACNKEQNLPAPEKPFNDFSVFDEIHHGQKRRTDETRYTVVNRYDVPGMDHPLFRKIQCNHCQEPACLTSCFVNAYTKTPEGAVIYNADVCVGCRTCMIACPFYIPTFRYSSAFRPRIMKCIFCYDTRLSKGKPPACVEACPQEALTFGRRTDVLEMGRQRIRENPGTYQDHIYGEHEAGGTAWMYISPAPFDKVGMDTTVPKEPILNFVKDFLSIVPMVLTIWPALFTGIHLLATRKDKLEQSKKTEGEV from the coding sequence ATGAAAACTTTGATCAACCGGAGAAAGTTTCTGCAGGGCAGCATCGCCGCTTCTGCTGCGGCAACGGTCTCCCTGGCTCAGAAATCACAGGCCGCCACCTTTGAAGGCTACCCCAACTCCATGGGTGTGTTGGTCGATCTGTCTCGTTGCGTCGGTTGTCGCAGCTGTGAGGCCGCCTGCAACAAGGAGCAGAACCTGCCCGCACCGGAAAAACCGTTTAACGATTTTTCCGTCTTCGACGAGATCCACCACGGTCAGAAACGGCGTACCGATGAAACACGCTATACCGTGGTCAACCGCTATGACGTCCCGGGCATGGATCATCCCCTGTTCCGCAAGATCCAGTGCAACCACTGCCAGGAACCGGCCTGCCTGACCTCCTGCTTTGTCAACGCCTACACCAAAACCCCTGAAGGCGCGGTTATCTACAACGCCGATGTCTGCGTCGGCTGCCGGACCTGCATGATCGCCTGCCCGTTCTACATTCCGACCTTCCGTTATTCCAGCGCCTTCCGACCGCGGATCATGAAATGCATCTTCTGCTACGACACCCGCCTGAGCAAGGGCAAGCCGCCGGCATGCGTCGAAGCCTGCCCGCAGGAGGCGCTGACCTTTGGCCGCCGCACCGATGTCCTGGAGATGGGTCGGCAGCGCATTCGCGAGAATCCAGGTACTTACCAAGATCATATCTACGGCGAGCACGAGGCCGGTGGCACCGCCTGGATGTATATCTCACCTGCCCCCTTCGACAAGGTGGGCATGGACACCACCGTACCCAAGGAGCCGATTCTCAACTTCGTCAAGGACTTCCTGTCGATCGTCCCCATGGTCCTGACCATCTGGCCAGCCCTCTTTACCGGGATTCACCTGTTGGCGACACGCAAGGACAAACTGGAACAAAGCAAAAAAACCGAGGGGGAGGTCTGA
- a CDS encoding cytochrome c3 family protein, which produces MIINPKAVLAAAIVLLAGTLPTPGLALEQLDAPETVTIDALANLYKPVEFSHKRHSQLARCKDCHHHTTGQQDMDPNCIRCHAHSPEKAVVSCKDCHTKQQFYPEQVTAMDNPNLYHIDKPGLKGAYHLNCLPCHVKKNAPSSCEGCHAMTDAGKQMFRVDIKGKAEGSKHHE; this is translated from the coding sequence ATGATCATTAACCCCAAGGCCGTGCTTGCAGCCGCGATTGTGCTGCTGGCCGGGACGCTGCCCACCCCCGGCCTGGCATTGGAGCAACTCGATGCACCGGAAACGGTGACCATCGATGCCCTGGCCAACCTGTATAAACCGGTGGAGTTCAGTCACAAGCGGCACTCGCAGCTTGCCCGCTGCAAGGACTGCCACCACCATACCACCGGCCAGCAGGATATGGATCCCAACTGTATCCGCTGCCATGCCCATTCCCCGGAAAAAGCGGTTGTTTCCTGCAAAGACTGCCATACCAAACAGCAGTTTTACCCCGAGCAGGTCACCGCCATGGACAACCCCAATCTCTATCATATCGACAAACCCGGACTCAAAGGCGCCTATCACCTGAACTGCCTGCCCTGTCACGTGAAGAAAAATGCCCCGTCCAGCTGCGAAGGCTGCCATGCCATGACAGATGCCGGCAAACAGATGTTCCGGGTCGATATCAAAGGCAAGGCCGAAGGATCCAAACATCACGAATAA